The Estrella lausannensis genome window below encodes:
- the folE gene encoding GTP cyclohydrolase I FolE, with translation MDKEKIPTKAIKTRYPTPVSSTKDILSKEEKIAFISDRFREIMECLGLDVENESLARTPYRVAKMYVNEIFSGLDEESFPEVRFVNDDYSHSKNGNAIFIKVNFTSFCEHHFVPMMGVVYVSYIPNKKVVGLSKIPRIIRFFSQRPQMQERLGAQIADSLSAILETEHIAVCIVAKHFCMIVRGIEDAASHTVTHVLLGDFEKNPERRNEFFEAMKRQNVEIGV, from the coding sequence ATGGATAAAGAAAAGATACCTACGAAAGCGATCAAAACCCGCTACCCCACCCCCGTCTCATCCACGAAGGATATATTAAGCAAGGAAGAGAAGATCGCCTTCATCAGTGACCGCTTCCGCGAAATCATGGAGTGCCTGGGACTGGACGTAGAGAACGAGTCACTTGCGAGGACTCCTTATCGCGTTGCGAAGATGTACGTCAATGAAATCTTCAGCGGCCTTGATGAAGAATCGTTTCCCGAGGTTCGGTTCGTCAATGACGACTACTCACACTCCAAAAATGGCAACGCAATCTTCATCAAGGTGAATTTTACGAGCTTCTGCGAACACCATTTCGTTCCCATGATGGGCGTAGTCTATGTCAGCTACATTCCGAATAAGAAAGTGGTGGGTCTTTCTAAAATCCCGCGTATTATCCGCTTCTTCTCCCAGCGGCCGCAAATGCAAGAGAGGCTTGGCGCACAGATAGCCGACAGCTTGTCAGCTATCTTGGAAACCGAACACATTGCCGTCTGCATCGTCGCTAAACACTTCTGCATGATCGTCCGCGGCATTGAAGACGCGGCAAGCCACACGGTAACCCATGTCTTACTCGGAGACTTTGAAAAAAATCCAGAGCGTAGAAATGAGTTTTTTGAAGCGATGAAAAGACAAAATGTGGAGATCGGCGTTTAA
- the cdsZ gene encoding zinc ribbon domain regulatory protein CdsZ: MNDALSLILDIQELDMQMIQLMRLKRERKREMENITAIKSDLSHQIKAKEGEVLELKTLIKIGEEELKEIQEKLKELENKQSSVKKVDEFNALSHEMSQVDKQRAAKEQNLSDLMDKLSQEEELLKNIKESLVSTVESSKVLESEIMTRIQEINKEGSLIKVKRDELVAEASPEVFSIYERLLQNKKDRVVVPIENRTCSGCHIQLTAQDENLVRKAERMIFCEHCSRILYWPQADDQDQAGAQGRGRRRRSRQTA; the protein is encoded by the coding sequence ATCAACGACGCACTCTCCCTGATTCTTGATATTCAAGAACTGGATATGCAAATGATTCAGCTTATGCGACTCAAGAGGGAAAGGAAGCGTGAGATGGAAAACATCACCGCGATCAAGAGCGACCTGTCCCATCAGATCAAAGCCAAAGAAGGCGAAGTGCTCGAGCTGAAGACGCTGATCAAGATTGGCGAGGAAGAACTGAAGGAAATTCAGGAAAAACTCAAAGAGCTTGAGAACAAGCAAAGCTCTGTTAAAAAAGTGGATGAGTTCAACGCCTTAAGCCACGAAATGTCCCAAGTTGACAAGCAGAGAGCTGCAAAAGAGCAGAATTTAAGCGACCTGATGGATAAGTTGTCTCAAGAGGAAGAGCTTCTAAAGAATATTAAAGAAAGCTTGGTATCCACGGTAGAGAGCAGCAAAGTGCTCGAATCGGAAATCATGACACGCATCCAGGAAATTAACAAAGAAGGCAGTCTGATCAAGGTCAAGCGCGATGAACTCGTTGCAGAGGCATCTCCGGAAGTGTTTTCCATCTACGAAAGACTTTTGCAGAACAAGAAAGACCGAGTAGTCGTGCCTATCGAAAACAGAACCTGCAGCGGATGCCACATCCAGCTCACAGCGCAAGACGAGAACTTGGTGCGTAAAGCAGAGAGAATGATCTTCTGCGAACACTGCTCCCGCATTCTCTACTGGCCGCAGGCTGATGATCAAGATCAGGCAGGTGCTCAGGGCAGAGGCCGTCGTCGTCGTTCGCGTCAGACAGCTTAA